A single Phaenicophaeus curvirostris isolate KB17595 chromosome 26, BPBGC_Pcur_1.0, whole genome shotgun sequence DNA region contains:
- the LOC138731004 gene encoding uncharacterized protein, whose amino-acid sequence MMFFVVIIILIAVIFLMVIFHVCRKLHHNPMTPPPYGDPQGPTSPPLAPMPTLPSLPGGTIPVGLEPPPYSEVTAKPFLYPSPQGPCPECGRGPGAQPPTTTQTGL is encoded by the exons ATGATGTTCTTCGTTgtcatcatcatcctcatcGCCGTCATCTTCCTCATGGTGATCTTCCATGTCTGCCGCAAGCTGCACCACAACCCCATGACCCCCCCGCCCTACGGGGACCCCCAAGGCCCCACGTCCCCCCCGTTGGCCCCGATGCCTACGCTCCCCAGCCTGCCCGGAGGGACCatccctgtggggctggagccccCTCCCTACAGCGAG GTGACAGCGAAGCCCTTCCTCTACCCATCCCCCCAGGGGCCGTGCCCCGAATGCGGCCGTGGGCCTGGGGCTCAgccccccaccaccacccagaCCGGCTTGTAG